One genomic region from Equus asinus isolate D_3611 breed Donkey chromosome 10, EquAss-T2T_v2, whole genome shotgun sequence encodes:
- the KYAT1 gene encoding kynurenine--oxoglutarate transaminase 1 isoform X1 yields the protein MIFCALLLLLSVCSQGSSKLWHGSVLPTLLLLNDVPLYGFVTFRLSSDVHQLVDRVRTWHRVNSLCDARGHPGSSSGSFFSLEEELSVPVALGGMFKNVAAICLHLVGPLWGKKTGASLTQCFHQTLTMAKRLQARRLDGIDYNPWVEFIKLSSEDDIVNLGQGFPDFPPPAFAVEAFQHAVSGDFMLNQYTTAFGYPPLTRILASFFGKLLGQEINPRKNVLVTMGAYGALFTAFQALVDEGDEVIIIEPFFDCYEPMTLMAGGRPVFVSLKPSPTRDGELDSCSDWQLDPVELASKFTSRTKALILNTPSNPLGKVFSRAELELVASLCQQHDVVCIADEVYQWLVYDGYQHVSIASLPGMWDRTLTIGSAGKTFSATGWKVGWVLGPGRLLKHLHTVHQNSIFHCPTQTQAAVAESFEREQLHFGQPSSYFVQFQQASQRSRDHVMRSLQSVGLRPIIPQGSYFLITDISELKSKMPDLPGATDEPYDSRFVKWMIKNKGLGAIPVSIFYSAPHRKHFDHYIRICFVKDESTLQAMDKKLQKWKDELGP from the exons ATGATCTTTTGTGCcttgcttcttttacttagcgtatgttctcaaggttcatccaagttgtggcATGGATCAGTGCTTCCTACCCTCTTACTGTTGAATGACGTTCCACTGTATGGATTTGTCACATTTCGTTTGTCAAgtgatgtccatcaactggtagACAG AGTCAGAACATGGCATAGGGTCAACTCTCTCTGTGATGCGAGGGGCCATCCAGGATCTTCATCTGGATCATTTTTTTCATTAGAG GAGGAGTTGTCAGTGCCCGTGGCTTTGGGAGGCATGTTCAAGAATGTGGCAGCCATCTGTTTGCACCTGGTGGGGCCCCTCTGGGGAAAGAAGACTGGAGCTTCCCTCACCCAGTGCTTTCACCAGACT CTCACCATGGCGAAAAGGCTGCAGGCTCGAAGGCTGGACGGGATTGACTACAACCCCTG GGTGGAGTTTATCAAACTGTCCAGTGAGGACGATATTGTGAACTTGGGCCAAGGCTTTCCCGACTTCCCACCCCCAGCCTTCGCCGTGGAGGCCTTTCAGCACGCCGTCAGCGGGGACTTCATGCTCAACCAGTACACCACGGCATTT GGTTACCCACCACTGACGAGGATCCTGGCAAGTTTCTTTGGGAAGCTTCTCGGACAGGAGATAAACCCGCGCAAGAACGTGCTGGTGACCATGGGTGCCTACGGGGCCCTGTTCACAGCCTTCCAGGCCCTGGTGGATGAAGGAGATGAG GTCATCATCATTGAGCCGTTTTTTGACTGTTATGAGCCCATGACATTGATGGCGGGGGGTCGCCCTGTGTTTGTGTCGCTGAAGCCG AGCCCCACTCGGGATGGGGAACTGGATTCCTGCAGCGACTGGCAGCTGGACCCCGTGGAGCTGGCCAGCAAGTTCACATCTCGCACCAAAGCCCTAATCCTCAACACTCCCAGCAACCCCCTAGGAAAG GTGTTTTCCAGGGCAGAGCTGGAGCTGGTGGCCAGCCTGTGCCAACAGCATGACGTGGTCTGCATCGCCGATGAGGTCTACCAGTGGCTAGTCTACGACGGGTATCAGCACGTCAGCATCG CCAGCCTTCCTGGCATGTGGGATCGCACCCTGACCATTGGCAGTGCTGGCAAGACCTTTAGTGCCACTGGCTGGAAG GTGGGCTGGGTGCTGGGCCCGGGTCGTCTCCTGAAGCACCTGCACACTGTACACCAGAACTCTATCTTTCACTGTCCCACGCAGACCCAG GCCGCAGTAGCCGAGAGCTTCGAGCGGGAGCAGCTGCACTTTGGCCAACCCAGCAGCTACTTCGTGCAGTTTCAACAGGCCTCACAGCGCAGCCGTGACCACGTGATGCGAAGCCTGCAGTCCGTGGGCCTGAGGCCCATCATCCCGCAGGGCAGCTACTTCCTCATCACGGACATCTCGGAGTTGA AGAGCAAGATGCCTGACTTGCCAGGCGCTACAGATGAGCCGTACGACAGCCGCTTCGTCAAGTGGATGATAAAGAACAAG ggcTTGGGGGCCATCCCGGTCTCCATCTTCTACAGTGCGCCCCATCGCAAGCACTTTGACCATTATATCCGCATCTGTTTTGTGAAG GATGAATCCACACTCCAGGCCATGGACAAGAAGCTGCAGAAGTGGAAGGATGAGCTCGGGCCCTGA
- the KYAT1 gene encoding kynurenine--oxoglutarate transaminase 1 isoform X2 gives MWQPSVCTWWGPSGERRLELPSPSAFTRLLQPVLGQTLTPLNPGCVCQDMWSPRWQMGKSRLVNEEEQLTMAKRLQARRLDGIDYNPWVEFIKLSSEDDIVNLGQGFPDFPPPAFAVEAFQHAVSGDFMLNQYTTAFGYPPLTRILASFFGKLLGQEINPRKNVLVTMGAYGALFTAFQALVDEGDEVIIIEPFFDCYEPMTLMAGGRPVFVSLKPSPTRDGELDSCSDWQLDPVELASKFTSRTKALILNTPSNPLGKVFSRAELELVASLCQQHDVVCIADEVYQWLVYDGYQHVSIASLPGMWDRTLTIGSAGKTFSATGWKVGWVLGPGRLLKHLHTVHQNSIFHCPTQTQAAVAESFEREQLHFGQPSSYFVQFQQASQRSRDHVMRSLQSVGLRPIIPQGSYFLITDISELKSKMPDLPGATDEPYDSRFVKWMIKNKGLGAIPVSIFYSAPHRKHFDHYIRICFVKDESTLQAMDKKLQKWKDELGP, from the exons ATGTGGCAGCCATCTGTTTGCACCTGGTGGGGCCCCTCTGGGGAAAGAAGACTGGAGCTTCCCTCACCCAGTGCTTTCACCAGACT cctccagcccGTCCTGGGTCAAACTTTAACCCCACTGAATCCGGGCTGTGTATGTCAGGACATGTGGAGCCCGCGCTGGCAGATGGGCAAGTCAAGGCTGGTGAATGAGGAGGAGCAG CTCACCATGGCGAAAAGGCTGCAGGCTCGAAGGCTGGACGGGATTGACTACAACCCCTG GGTGGAGTTTATCAAACTGTCCAGTGAGGACGATATTGTGAACTTGGGCCAAGGCTTTCCCGACTTCCCACCCCCAGCCTTCGCCGTGGAGGCCTTTCAGCACGCCGTCAGCGGGGACTTCATGCTCAACCAGTACACCACGGCATTT GGTTACCCACCACTGACGAGGATCCTGGCAAGTTTCTTTGGGAAGCTTCTCGGACAGGAGATAAACCCGCGCAAGAACGTGCTGGTGACCATGGGTGCCTACGGGGCCCTGTTCACAGCCTTCCAGGCCCTGGTGGATGAAGGAGATGAG GTCATCATCATTGAGCCGTTTTTTGACTGTTATGAGCCCATGACATTGATGGCGGGGGGTCGCCCTGTGTTTGTGTCGCTGAAGCCG AGCCCCACTCGGGATGGGGAACTGGATTCCTGCAGCGACTGGCAGCTGGACCCCGTGGAGCTGGCCAGCAAGTTCACATCTCGCACCAAAGCCCTAATCCTCAACACTCCCAGCAACCCCCTAGGAAAG GTGTTTTCCAGGGCAGAGCTGGAGCTGGTGGCCAGCCTGTGCCAACAGCATGACGTGGTCTGCATCGCCGATGAGGTCTACCAGTGGCTAGTCTACGACGGGTATCAGCACGTCAGCATCG CCAGCCTTCCTGGCATGTGGGATCGCACCCTGACCATTGGCAGTGCTGGCAAGACCTTTAGTGCCACTGGCTGGAAG GTGGGCTGGGTGCTGGGCCCGGGTCGTCTCCTGAAGCACCTGCACACTGTACACCAGAACTCTATCTTTCACTGTCCCACGCAGACCCAG GCCGCAGTAGCCGAGAGCTTCGAGCGGGAGCAGCTGCACTTTGGCCAACCCAGCAGCTACTTCGTGCAGTTTCAACAGGCCTCACAGCGCAGCCGTGACCACGTGATGCGAAGCCTGCAGTCCGTGGGCCTGAGGCCCATCATCCCGCAGGGCAGCTACTTCCTCATCACGGACATCTCGGAGTTGA AGAGCAAGATGCCTGACTTGCCAGGCGCTACAGATGAGCCGTACGACAGCCGCTTCGTCAAGTGGATGATAAAGAACAAG ggcTTGGGGGCCATCCCGGTCTCCATCTTCTACAGTGCGCCCCATCGCAAGCACTTTGACCATTATATCCGCATCTGTTTTGTGAAG GATGAATCCACACTCCAGGCCATGGACAAGAAGCTGCAGAAGTGGAAGGATGAGCTCGGGCCCTGA
- the KYAT1 gene encoding kynurenine--oxoglutarate transaminase 1 isoform X4, with the protein MWQPSVCTWWGPSGERRLELPSPSAFTRLVEFIKLSSEDDIVNLGQGFPDFPPPAFAVEAFQHAVSGDFMLNQYTTAFGYPPLTRILASFFGKLLGQEINPRKNVLVTMGAYGALFTAFQALVDEGDEVIIIEPFFDCYEPMTLMAGGRPVFVSLKPSPTRDGELDSCSDWQLDPVELASKFTSRTKALILNTPSNPLGKVFSRAELELVASLCQQHDVVCIADEVYQWLVYDGYQHVSIASLPGMWDRTLTIGSAGKTFSATGWKVGWVLGPGRLLKHLHTVHQNSIFHCPTQTQAAVAESFEREQLHFGQPSSYFVQFQQASQRSRDHVMRSLQSVGLRPIIPQGSYFLITDISELKSKMPDLPGATDEPYDSRFVKWMIKNKGLGAIPVSIFYSAPHRKHFDHYIRICFVKDESTLQAMDKKLQKWKDELGP; encoded by the exons ATGTGGCAGCCATCTGTTTGCACCTGGTGGGGCCCCTCTGGGGAAAGAAGACTGGAGCTTCCCTCACCCAGTGCTTTCACCAGACT GGTGGAGTTTATCAAACTGTCCAGTGAGGACGATATTGTGAACTTGGGCCAAGGCTTTCCCGACTTCCCACCCCCAGCCTTCGCCGTGGAGGCCTTTCAGCACGCCGTCAGCGGGGACTTCATGCTCAACCAGTACACCACGGCATTT GGTTACCCACCACTGACGAGGATCCTGGCAAGTTTCTTTGGGAAGCTTCTCGGACAGGAGATAAACCCGCGCAAGAACGTGCTGGTGACCATGGGTGCCTACGGGGCCCTGTTCACAGCCTTCCAGGCCCTGGTGGATGAAGGAGATGAG GTCATCATCATTGAGCCGTTTTTTGACTGTTATGAGCCCATGACATTGATGGCGGGGGGTCGCCCTGTGTTTGTGTCGCTGAAGCCG AGCCCCACTCGGGATGGGGAACTGGATTCCTGCAGCGACTGGCAGCTGGACCCCGTGGAGCTGGCCAGCAAGTTCACATCTCGCACCAAAGCCCTAATCCTCAACACTCCCAGCAACCCCCTAGGAAAG GTGTTTTCCAGGGCAGAGCTGGAGCTGGTGGCCAGCCTGTGCCAACAGCATGACGTGGTCTGCATCGCCGATGAGGTCTACCAGTGGCTAGTCTACGACGGGTATCAGCACGTCAGCATCG CCAGCCTTCCTGGCATGTGGGATCGCACCCTGACCATTGGCAGTGCTGGCAAGACCTTTAGTGCCACTGGCTGGAAG GTGGGCTGGGTGCTGGGCCCGGGTCGTCTCCTGAAGCACCTGCACACTGTACACCAGAACTCTATCTTTCACTGTCCCACGCAGACCCAG GCCGCAGTAGCCGAGAGCTTCGAGCGGGAGCAGCTGCACTTTGGCCAACCCAGCAGCTACTTCGTGCAGTTTCAACAGGCCTCACAGCGCAGCCGTGACCACGTGATGCGAAGCCTGCAGTCCGTGGGCCTGAGGCCCATCATCCCGCAGGGCAGCTACTTCCTCATCACGGACATCTCGGAGTTGA AGAGCAAGATGCCTGACTTGCCAGGCGCTACAGATGAGCCGTACGACAGCCGCTTCGTCAAGTGGATGATAAAGAACAAG ggcTTGGGGGCCATCCCGGTCTCCATCTTCTACAGTGCGCCCCATCGCAAGCACTTTGACCATTATATCCGCATCTGTTTTGTGAAG GATGAATCCACACTCCAGGCCATGGACAAGAAGCTGCAGAAGTGGAAGGATGAGCTCGGGCCCTGA
- the KYAT1 gene encoding kynurenine--oxoglutarate transaminase 1 isoform X5, which produces MRSCQCPWLWEACSRMWQPSVCTWWGPSGERRLELPSPSAFTRLVEFIKLSSEDDIVNLGQGFPDFPPPAFAVEAFQHAVSGDFMLNQYTTAFGYPPLTRILASFFGKLLGQEINPRKNVLVTMGAYGALFTAFQALVDEGDEVIIIEPFFDCYEPMTLMAGGRPVFVSLKPSPTRDGELDSCSDWQLDPVELASKFTSRTKALILNTPSNPLGKVFSRAELELVASLCQQHDVVCIADEVYQWLVYDGYQHVSIASLPGMWDRTLTIGSAGKTFSATGWKVGWVLGPGRLLKHLHTVHQNSIFHCPTQTQAAVAESFEREQLHFGQPSSYFVQFQQASQRSRDHVMRSLQSVGLRPIIPQGSYFLITDISELKSKMPDLPGATDEPYDSRFVKWMIKNKGLGAIPVSIFYSAPHRKHFDHYIRICFVKDESTLQAMDKKLQKWKDELGP; this is translated from the exons AT GAGGAGTTGTCAGTGCCCGTGGCTTTGGGAGGCATGTTCAAGAATGTGGCAGCCATCTGTTTGCACCTGGTGGGGCCCCTCTGGGGAAAGAAGACTGGAGCTTCCCTCACCCAGTGCTTTCACCAGACT GGTGGAGTTTATCAAACTGTCCAGTGAGGACGATATTGTGAACTTGGGCCAAGGCTTTCCCGACTTCCCACCCCCAGCCTTCGCCGTGGAGGCCTTTCAGCACGCCGTCAGCGGGGACTTCATGCTCAACCAGTACACCACGGCATTT GGTTACCCACCACTGACGAGGATCCTGGCAAGTTTCTTTGGGAAGCTTCTCGGACAGGAGATAAACCCGCGCAAGAACGTGCTGGTGACCATGGGTGCCTACGGGGCCCTGTTCACAGCCTTCCAGGCCCTGGTGGATGAAGGAGATGAG GTCATCATCATTGAGCCGTTTTTTGACTGTTATGAGCCCATGACATTGATGGCGGGGGGTCGCCCTGTGTTTGTGTCGCTGAAGCCG AGCCCCACTCGGGATGGGGAACTGGATTCCTGCAGCGACTGGCAGCTGGACCCCGTGGAGCTGGCCAGCAAGTTCACATCTCGCACCAAAGCCCTAATCCTCAACACTCCCAGCAACCCCCTAGGAAAG GTGTTTTCCAGGGCAGAGCTGGAGCTGGTGGCCAGCCTGTGCCAACAGCATGACGTGGTCTGCATCGCCGATGAGGTCTACCAGTGGCTAGTCTACGACGGGTATCAGCACGTCAGCATCG CCAGCCTTCCTGGCATGTGGGATCGCACCCTGACCATTGGCAGTGCTGGCAAGACCTTTAGTGCCACTGGCTGGAAG GTGGGCTGGGTGCTGGGCCCGGGTCGTCTCCTGAAGCACCTGCACACTGTACACCAGAACTCTATCTTTCACTGTCCCACGCAGACCCAG GCCGCAGTAGCCGAGAGCTTCGAGCGGGAGCAGCTGCACTTTGGCCAACCCAGCAGCTACTTCGTGCAGTTTCAACAGGCCTCACAGCGCAGCCGTGACCACGTGATGCGAAGCCTGCAGTCCGTGGGCCTGAGGCCCATCATCCCGCAGGGCAGCTACTTCCTCATCACGGACATCTCGGAGTTGA AGAGCAAGATGCCTGACTTGCCAGGCGCTACAGATGAGCCGTACGACAGCCGCTTCGTCAAGTGGATGATAAAGAACAAG ggcTTGGGGGCCATCCCGGTCTCCATCTTCTACAGTGCGCCCCATCGCAAGCACTTTGACCATTATATCCGCATCTGTTTTGTGAAG GATGAATCCACACTCCAGGCCATGGACAAGAAGCTGCAGAAGTGGAAGGATGAGCTCGGGCCCTGA
- the KYAT1 gene encoding kynurenine--oxoglutarate transaminase 1 isoform X3, with amino-acid sequence MFKNVAAICLHLVGPLWGKKTGASLTQCFHQTLTMAKRLQARRLDGIDYNPWVEFIKLSSEDDIVNLGQGFPDFPPPAFAVEAFQHAVSGDFMLNQYTTAFGYPPLTRILASFFGKLLGQEINPRKNVLVTMGAYGALFTAFQALVDEGDEVIIIEPFFDCYEPMTLMAGGRPVFVSLKPSPTRDGELDSCSDWQLDPVELASKFTSRTKALILNTPSNPLGKVFSRAELELVASLCQQHDVVCIADEVYQWLVYDGYQHVSIASLPGMWDRTLTIGSAGKTFSATGWKVGWVLGPGRLLKHLHTVHQNSIFHCPTQTQAAVAESFEREQLHFGQPSSYFVQFQQASQRSRDHVMRSLQSVGLRPIIPQGSYFLITDISELKSKMPDLPGATDEPYDSRFVKWMIKNKGLGAIPVSIFYSAPHRKHFDHYIRICFVKDESTLQAMDKKLQKWKDELGP; translated from the exons ATGTTCAAGAATGTGGCAGCCATCTGTTTGCACCTGGTGGGGCCCCTCTGGGGAAAGAAGACTGGAGCTTCCCTCACCCAGTGCTTTCACCAGACT CTCACCATGGCGAAAAGGCTGCAGGCTCGAAGGCTGGACGGGATTGACTACAACCCCTG GGTGGAGTTTATCAAACTGTCCAGTGAGGACGATATTGTGAACTTGGGCCAAGGCTTTCCCGACTTCCCACCCCCAGCCTTCGCCGTGGAGGCCTTTCAGCACGCCGTCAGCGGGGACTTCATGCTCAACCAGTACACCACGGCATTT GGTTACCCACCACTGACGAGGATCCTGGCAAGTTTCTTTGGGAAGCTTCTCGGACAGGAGATAAACCCGCGCAAGAACGTGCTGGTGACCATGGGTGCCTACGGGGCCCTGTTCACAGCCTTCCAGGCCCTGGTGGATGAAGGAGATGAG GTCATCATCATTGAGCCGTTTTTTGACTGTTATGAGCCCATGACATTGATGGCGGGGGGTCGCCCTGTGTTTGTGTCGCTGAAGCCG AGCCCCACTCGGGATGGGGAACTGGATTCCTGCAGCGACTGGCAGCTGGACCCCGTGGAGCTGGCCAGCAAGTTCACATCTCGCACCAAAGCCCTAATCCTCAACACTCCCAGCAACCCCCTAGGAAAG GTGTTTTCCAGGGCAGAGCTGGAGCTGGTGGCCAGCCTGTGCCAACAGCATGACGTGGTCTGCATCGCCGATGAGGTCTACCAGTGGCTAGTCTACGACGGGTATCAGCACGTCAGCATCG CCAGCCTTCCTGGCATGTGGGATCGCACCCTGACCATTGGCAGTGCTGGCAAGACCTTTAGTGCCACTGGCTGGAAG GTGGGCTGGGTGCTGGGCCCGGGTCGTCTCCTGAAGCACCTGCACACTGTACACCAGAACTCTATCTTTCACTGTCCCACGCAGACCCAG GCCGCAGTAGCCGAGAGCTTCGAGCGGGAGCAGCTGCACTTTGGCCAACCCAGCAGCTACTTCGTGCAGTTTCAACAGGCCTCACAGCGCAGCCGTGACCACGTGATGCGAAGCCTGCAGTCCGTGGGCCTGAGGCCCATCATCCCGCAGGGCAGCTACTTCCTCATCACGGACATCTCGGAGTTGA AGAGCAAGATGCCTGACTTGCCAGGCGCTACAGATGAGCCGTACGACAGCCGCTTCGTCAAGTGGATGATAAAGAACAAG ggcTTGGGGGCCATCCCGGTCTCCATCTTCTACAGTGCGCCCCATCGCAAGCACTTTGACCATTATATCCGCATCTGTTTTGTGAAG GATGAATCCACACTCCAGGCCATGGACAAGAAGCTGCAGAAGTGGAAGGATGAGCTCGGGCCCTGA
- the KYAT1 gene encoding kynurenine--oxoglutarate transaminase 1 isoform X7 — protein MLNQYTTAFGYPPLTRILASFFGKLLGQEINPRKNVLVTMGAYGALFTAFQALVDEGDEVIIIEPFFDCYEPMTLMAGGRPVFVSLKPSPTRDGELDSCSDWQLDPVELASKFTSRTKALILNTPSNPLGKVFSRAELELVASLCQQHDVVCIADEVYQWLVYDGYQHVSIASLPGMWDRTLTIGSAGKTFSATGWKVGWVLGPGRLLKHLHTVHQNSIFHCPTQTQAAVAESFEREQLHFGQPSSYFVQFQQASQRSRDHVMRSLQSVGLRPIIPQGSYFLITDISELKSKMPDLPGATDEPYDSRFVKWMIKNKGLGAIPVSIFYSAPHRKHFDHYIRICFVKDESTLQAMDKKLQKWKDELGP, from the exons ATGCTCAACCAGTACACCACGGCATTT GGTTACCCACCACTGACGAGGATCCTGGCAAGTTTCTTTGGGAAGCTTCTCGGACAGGAGATAAACCCGCGCAAGAACGTGCTGGTGACCATGGGTGCCTACGGGGCCCTGTTCACAGCCTTCCAGGCCCTGGTGGATGAAGGAGATGAG GTCATCATCATTGAGCCGTTTTTTGACTGTTATGAGCCCATGACATTGATGGCGGGGGGTCGCCCTGTGTTTGTGTCGCTGAAGCCG AGCCCCACTCGGGATGGGGAACTGGATTCCTGCAGCGACTGGCAGCTGGACCCCGTGGAGCTGGCCAGCAAGTTCACATCTCGCACCAAAGCCCTAATCCTCAACACTCCCAGCAACCCCCTAGGAAAG GTGTTTTCCAGGGCAGAGCTGGAGCTGGTGGCCAGCCTGTGCCAACAGCATGACGTGGTCTGCATCGCCGATGAGGTCTACCAGTGGCTAGTCTACGACGGGTATCAGCACGTCAGCATCG CCAGCCTTCCTGGCATGTGGGATCGCACCCTGACCATTGGCAGTGCTGGCAAGACCTTTAGTGCCACTGGCTGGAAG GTGGGCTGGGTGCTGGGCCCGGGTCGTCTCCTGAAGCACCTGCACACTGTACACCAGAACTCTATCTTTCACTGTCCCACGCAGACCCAG GCCGCAGTAGCCGAGAGCTTCGAGCGGGAGCAGCTGCACTTTGGCCAACCCAGCAGCTACTTCGTGCAGTTTCAACAGGCCTCACAGCGCAGCCGTGACCACGTGATGCGAAGCCTGCAGTCCGTGGGCCTGAGGCCCATCATCCCGCAGGGCAGCTACTTCCTCATCACGGACATCTCGGAGTTGA AGAGCAAGATGCCTGACTTGCCAGGCGCTACAGATGAGCCGTACGACAGCCGCTTCGTCAAGTGGATGATAAAGAACAAG ggcTTGGGGGCCATCCCGGTCTCCATCTTCTACAGTGCGCCCCATCGCAAGCACTTTGACCATTATATCCGCATCTGTTTTGTGAAG GATGAATCCACACTCCAGGCCATGGACAAGAAGCTGCAGAAGTGGAAGGATGAGCTCGGGCCCTGA
- the KYAT1 gene encoding kynurenine--oxoglutarate transaminase 1 isoform X6: MAKRLQARRLDGIDYNPWVEFIKLSSEDDIVNLGQGFPDFPPPAFAVEAFQHAVSGDFMLNQYTTAFGYPPLTRILASFFGKLLGQEINPRKNVLVTMGAYGALFTAFQALVDEGDEVIIIEPFFDCYEPMTLMAGGRPVFVSLKPSPTRDGELDSCSDWQLDPVELASKFTSRTKALILNTPSNPLGKVFSRAELELVASLCQQHDVVCIADEVYQWLVYDGYQHVSIASLPGMWDRTLTIGSAGKTFSATGWKVGWVLGPGRLLKHLHTVHQNSIFHCPTQTQAAVAESFEREQLHFGQPSSYFVQFQQASQRSRDHVMRSLQSVGLRPIIPQGSYFLITDISELKSKMPDLPGATDEPYDSRFVKWMIKNKGLGAIPVSIFYSAPHRKHFDHYIRICFVKDESTLQAMDKKLQKWKDELGP, encoded by the exons ATGGCGAAAAGGCTGCAGGCTCGAAGGCTGGACGGGATTGACTACAACCCCTG GGTGGAGTTTATCAAACTGTCCAGTGAGGACGATATTGTGAACTTGGGCCAAGGCTTTCCCGACTTCCCACCCCCAGCCTTCGCCGTGGAGGCCTTTCAGCACGCCGTCAGCGGGGACTTCATGCTCAACCAGTACACCACGGCATTT GGTTACCCACCACTGACGAGGATCCTGGCAAGTTTCTTTGGGAAGCTTCTCGGACAGGAGATAAACCCGCGCAAGAACGTGCTGGTGACCATGGGTGCCTACGGGGCCCTGTTCACAGCCTTCCAGGCCCTGGTGGATGAAGGAGATGAG GTCATCATCATTGAGCCGTTTTTTGACTGTTATGAGCCCATGACATTGATGGCGGGGGGTCGCCCTGTGTTTGTGTCGCTGAAGCCG AGCCCCACTCGGGATGGGGAACTGGATTCCTGCAGCGACTGGCAGCTGGACCCCGTGGAGCTGGCCAGCAAGTTCACATCTCGCACCAAAGCCCTAATCCTCAACACTCCCAGCAACCCCCTAGGAAAG GTGTTTTCCAGGGCAGAGCTGGAGCTGGTGGCCAGCCTGTGCCAACAGCATGACGTGGTCTGCATCGCCGATGAGGTCTACCAGTGGCTAGTCTACGACGGGTATCAGCACGTCAGCATCG CCAGCCTTCCTGGCATGTGGGATCGCACCCTGACCATTGGCAGTGCTGGCAAGACCTTTAGTGCCACTGGCTGGAAG GTGGGCTGGGTGCTGGGCCCGGGTCGTCTCCTGAAGCACCTGCACACTGTACACCAGAACTCTATCTTTCACTGTCCCACGCAGACCCAG GCCGCAGTAGCCGAGAGCTTCGAGCGGGAGCAGCTGCACTTTGGCCAACCCAGCAGCTACTTCGTGCAGTTTCAACAGGCCTCACAGCGCAGCCGTGACCACGTGATGCGAAGCCTGCAGTCCGTGGGCCTGAGGCCCATCATCCCGCAGGGCAGCTACTTCCTCATCACGGACATCTCGGAGTTGA AGAGCAAGATGCCTGACTTGCCAGGCGCTACAGATGAGCCGTACGACAGCCGCTTCGTCAAGTGGATGATAAAGAACAAG ggcTTGGGGGCCATCCCGGTCTCCATCTTCTACAGTGCGCCCCATCGCAAGCACTTTGACCATTATATCCGCATCTGTTTTGTGAAG GATGAATCCACACTCCAGGCCATGGACAAGAAGCTGCAGAAGTGGAAGGATGAGCTCGGGCCCTGA